CAATCTCATCGCGCTGATCAATATCCAGAGTTCTTGTGAAATCACCCTGCGCCATATGTTCAGCAAAAGAAACACCTTCACGAATAGGTCTGGTAATAACTCTGGTCACGGCTATTGATATTATAGCTCCAAGCACAAGAGCCAAAGCCAGACCGCCCAGAATCATAGAAAAAGAAGAAGTAATGACGTTTTGAGCAGCAACCTGTTGTTCATCCATTAAAACCTGACTAAGATTCAGTGCGTCTGCTCCAACCTCGGCCATGCCTTTTAACTCAACACCCTGCAAATCAACTTTTTTGACGATGGAATTGAACCCGTCAAGGTAATCACGAGCAGCACTTTCAAGCTCTCCTACGTCCAGATCAGAATTCGAAGCAACCCAGCTGTTACTGCGAAAAGCGTCACATTTGTCAATCACCGAACTTAACAGAGAGCGAGTCTGTTTTACGTATTCATCACTACTTGTGCGCAGGTAATTTGAAAGAGTAAAACGACTGGTTATAAACTTTTTCTCAAGATCAGAAATGGTTGAAAATGCTTCAAAAACGCTCGCCATGTTTAATCCAGCAGAAGCACCGTTCATGCCCTGCTCCATGGCCGTATTAGCACGAGCTTCAATGCGGGAAACCGCTGAATCTAGCCTTCCAACAGCCGCTACACAATTTTTTATTGCTTCTGTTTTTTCATGCTCATACTTTGCATATCTATCAAAAATTACACTATATTCAGTAGACTTACCTGCAACAGAAGTGATGTCGGCAAGACCTTTACCTGAAAAAATATTTTTATTAGCTGATATACTTTTACCAATCTCGTCTATGGAACTGTTAAATTTGTCTTCATATTCGACTGTTCCCCGCAAAGTATAATAAAGGACCATCAACCTTGAGTTATACATATCGGAAACAGCCTTGCTGACAACATCAGTGCGTTTGGCTTCATCTGCAACTTTCGCTAAGCCGTACCACCCGACAACGCCGACAACTGCTGTCAGCAGCAGAACAACGACAAATCCCCCACCAATTTTCCATCCGAGCTTCAAATTTTTGAACATCTAATGTCTCCTGTCTGTCAGATATAACTACCGTCTCAACCTCAATTTGAAAAAACACTAAGAATCGTCTTCGTTGCTAGCAATCATGCAGTTAACACTTTGCTGTTAGCATTTTTGTATGTTCAATTTAAAATTCACCCAAGACAAACGAATCAGCATAACCCAAAAGACTCACTTTTCAAGATGATTTTGAATAGCCTCAAGTACAGCTTCCAGTTCTAAATTTACCTTTGGCATAAAGACTCTGGCCCTTTCAAGATCTCCTTTCCGGGAGACCATCTCAATTTTTTCAGCAATCAAGGCTATTCCATTTGCCCTGATCGTTGCGGAAATTCCTTTCAAGGCATGTGAATACTTCACAACCTGAGCCAAATCCCCCATATCAATAGCTTCAGCGAGAGCTTTGGCGCGTGCTGGGGCATCTACCATATACACGCTTAATATCTCAGCACCGAGTTCCAGATCTCCCCCGAGATGACTATAAAAAGCTTGCTCATTAAAAATTACATCAGACATTATCGTCCTCCGCTGTTGTAAAATTTACAGCCTTGTTAATAGCACATTCAAGAACGATTAACCAACCTAGAAAACAGGGGAATTTCCAACTCAATTTTACGTTTTAAGAAGCGTTCCTGCCCTGCTTTTTCGGCAATAACGCGTGCATTTTCAAGTTCTCTGAGCCCCTCGTGCAACCTAAAAACTTTTAGATTGGTAACAGCAACTTCAGCACTGACCCGCCAATCCTCGGTGTAGTGAAGCGAAAGATGGGAAAGAAATCCAAGCCTGCTTGGCTCCCCTCCTTTCACTCCGCTAAAGATGGAGCCAAGCTTCCGATAGATTTCTTTGTCAGAGGGTTTCCGGTAAAGAGCAGCAAAAAAACAATCTGATGCGCATGACGGTATACCTTCATCTTCGTTAAAAGTGACCCCCGAACGTATATTCAAGCCACTTTTGAATGCCGCATCCCCCCAAAGCTTCAAAAGATGAACATCATCTTCAGGCTTAGCTGCTTTATCGGATCTGCCTGTCACGGAATACGAATACCAAAAATGCTTCGCCACTTCCCATTGCCCCAACTTGAGAGCACTCAAAGAAGCTGACATATTGAAATAACAATCAGAAGAACCGATACTTTTATCGAGATAAGGATGCGCGATTTGCATAAAAAGAT
This sequence is a window from Marinifilum sp. JC120. Protein-coding genes within it:
- a CDS encoding Hpt domain-containing protein yields the protein MSDVIFNEQAFYSHLGGDLELGAEILSVYMVDAPARAKALAEAIDMGDLAQVVKYSHALKGISATIRANGIALIAEKIEMVSRKGDLERARVFMPKVNLELEAVLEAIQNHLEK
- a CDS encoding HAMP domain-containing protein; this encodes MFKNLKLGWKIGGGFVVVLLLTAVVGVVGWYGLAKVADEAKRTDVVSKAVSDMYNSRLMVLYYTLRGTVEYEDKFNSSIDEIGKSISANKNIFSGKGLADITSVAGKSTEYSVIFDRYAKYEHEKTEAIKNCVAAVGRLDSAVSRIEARANTAMEQGMNGASAGLNMASVFEAFSTISDLEKKFITSRFTLSNYLRTSSDEYVKQTRSLLSSVIDKCDAFRSNSWVASNSDLDVGELESAARDYLDGFNSIVKKVDLQGVELKGMAEVGADALNLSQVLMDEQQVAAQNVITSSFSMILGGLALALVLGAIISIAVTRVITRPIREGVSFAEHMAQGDFTRTLDIDQRDEIGTLAAALNDMVVKLSAVVGEVGISSENVASGSEELSATAENLSQASTEQAASVEEVSASMEEMTANIRQNSENAHETEQIALQSSQQAEEGGEAVIKAVDAMKNIAEKISIIEEIARQTNLLALNAAIEAARAGEHGKGFAVVAAEVRKLAERSGAAAGEIGELSSNTVSVAEKAGEMLKQLVPDIKKTAELVQEITAGSSEQLCGAEQINKAVQQLDQVTQQNASASEEMASTSEELSSQAEQLQEVMSFFRVRNQPRSRVQALPAARAVVKSAPAPRSSAPRASTSVSRINSMSSESKVRADSEPSGGVALDMGSDFSDNEFEKF